In a single window of the Candidatus Saccharimonadales bacterium genome:
- a CDS encoding type II secretion system protein, translated as MNTLPQPSGRPSGFTLLELMIYIGIVGMILTSISYLTLDIIGGQVSIETELEVNQNLRFASRQLERDIRAAESISVPSSDTLVLSFSGIELTYFFNASALQLTRQTGGEPAVELNTPTVGLTGSFTDISYESRTETVQVVLTAVYLNPDGLRDFDASSELNFSIEARARR; from the coding sequence ATGAACACTTTGCCCCAACCTTCAGGCCGACCGAGCGGTTTTACGCTACTTGAGTTAATGATTTACATTGGAATCGTAGGTATGATCCTGACTTCGATTTCTTACCTGACGCTTGATATTATAGGAGGTCAAGTATCAATTGAAACAGAACTTGAAGTCAACCAAAATCTTAGGTTTGCCAGCCGCCAGCTTGAACGTGACATTCGGGCGGCTGAGTCAATCTCAGTTCCCAGCAGCGACACGCTTGTTTTAAGTTTTTCTGGGATTGAGCTGACATATTTTTTTAACGCCAGCGCGCTCCAGCTGACGCGGCAAACCGGAGGCGAGCCAGCCGTTGAACTTAACACCCCAACCGTTGGGTTAACCGGAAGTTTTACGGATATTTCGTATGAGAGCCGAACCGAGACAGTTCAAGTTGTTCTGACTGCCGTTTATCTTAACCCGGATGGATTGCGTGACTTTGACGCGTCTTCCGAATTAAATTTTAGTATTGAGGCGCGCGCCCGGCGCTAA